From the genome of Candidatus Micrarchaeia archaeon:
TAGTGGTGTTGACGTGCTTCAGGGTTCCGACCATGCCGTCAAACGCGTATGTCTCGTCGTCCATTACGAAATCCTGCGCCTTCTCAAGTGCCAGCTCTTCGTTTGAATTGGCTGGCTGGCCTATGCAGCCTGCCAGCAATAGAACAGATAAAAATGCGAATGCGAGCGCCTTTTTCATTCAATCACCTGCACAAAATTTGTCGCGGACGGCTTAAATGGATTGCTTTTTTGCTGGGACCAGGGAATTTTCTGCGCGCTTCCTTCCTTTCCCTATGAAGTCCGGATATAATTTTCCATCCCTCAATCTTCCGATCCCGAGCACGTGGGTTCCGGATTTTGCGATTTTCCATCCGCTTCCGGTTGAACCGGCCGCGGAATCTGCCGGGTTCCGGATTTCGACGAAATCATTTTCCACGAAGCTTTTCGCCTGGATTTCGTCCAGTTCGAGGGTATTCTTTGTTGCATGCTTGCCGAAGAGCTGGATGAACTCGCTCTTGAGTTCTATTCCATTCGTGCTTACTTTTCCTGCAACAAAGCCCATATACCCTGCCGGCTTCATCATCATGAGCGTTTTGGAAAACACGCGTATCACGTTCTCCTGCTCCTGCAAAACTACTTCTCTTGGGAGCGTTATGCCGAATTCCCTGCGCAGGTATTCGCGGAACGTGGAGACGTGGCTCATGCTATCCCTTTTTCACCTTGGCTATGAAGAAACCCTCGCTATTGAAATGGTGTGGGTAAATCCGGGCGGTTTTCCTGAATTCCTTTCCGTATTCGGAAAGCCCGGAATCGTGCGGAAAATCGAATTCCAATCCGGCCAGCCCGGCTTCCGGCCTCTTTTCCAGGAGCAGCTTTACTGTTTCCTCGTTTTCTTCTTTCGCGTACGTGCAGGTGGAATACACTAATTCGCCGCCTTCCCGAAGGGAATCGTAGGCGGAAAAGAGCATTTTTTTCTGGGTCTTGGACATCTCGTATGCGAGGTTGGGTGTGAATTTCTTGTATGCATAGGGCTGGGAAAGGGAGGAGCAGGGGGCGTCCACCAGGGCTTTTGTGAAATAGGAGTTTATTCCCAGTTTGGTGCCGTCGCGCACGGTCACTTTTGCGTTCAGGATTCCGAGGCGGGCGACATTCGAGAAAAGGGCCGAGCCGCGCTCCCAATTCACTTCGTTCGCGAGTATCGCGCCCTTGTTCTGCATGAGCATCGCTAGGTGCGATGTTTTCGAGCCTGGGGAAGCGGCTATATCTAGTACGATGTCGCGCTCGTTTGGATTGAGAATCAGCGAGGGAAGCATGGAGGAAAGCGACTGGGTGTGCATATATCCCAGGAAATACTCCCAGGTCGCGCCGAGGCGGGCCTCGCTTTCCGCGTAAAAGCCGCAATCATAAAATGTGGGTTCGAGCTTTATTTTCGTGATTTCGAAAAATTCCGCTTTGGGGATTTTGAGCGTGTTTACGCGTATGGTGTCTCGAACCGGAGCTGAGAGCATTTTGTCCGCGTCTGCGAAGCCGGAGAGGTAGTCTCGGAACTGCTTTTCATCCATGCACATTAATTGCTGCGAATGGTTTAAATTCTGTAATTCGGCTTGTTTTTAACTGTGAACCGGTCTTTGTCGGTAAGATGGTGGCTCCAGGATTTTCCGGAAGAGAGCACGATGTGGCGTATGCCCACTTTTTTGTCGAGGGGCGCTTTAGAGAGGCTTTTGGCTAGCATGGATGAAATAAAACGACAGGGGGTTTTGCAAAAATAAATCCAGGGTGTTTCACCTGTTTCGGGAGCCGGCTCATTTCAGACCACTCGCTTGCACGCACTGCCCAATCCATTATATTTGGAGAAATATTTGGAGAAATTAATATAAAGGAGGTGTGGGCACGACCATGCATGCATTCCAGAAGCATTTTTGCGATGGCTGCGATTCTACTCGCGTTGATGGTGCTCCAAGGCTGCACGGTCAACCCGCAGGACCTTTCGGCACAACCAAAGCCAGGGGTTGGATTAGCCGGGGCCAACGGAACCGGTGATGGTTCGGCGCCCAGTGCGATAACGCTCAGCGTGCAGGAGATTGCGAAGCACAATACCGAGGCGGACTGCTGGGTATACATAAATGATGCGGTGCTGGACCTTAGCTCGTTCACTGCGCATCCCGGGGGAATGGCATATGCGCCTTATTGTGGAACCAATGCGACTGAGGCTTTTTACAACGTGCCCGGAAAAGGGGGCCATTCTGCCTACGCGCTTGGATGGATGAAGGATTTTGAGATAGGGGTTGTTGGCGGGCAGGTTCAGGCTGGGCAGCGCGGCGGCAGCGCGGATTCGAATGTGACGGCAGGGGAAGCCGGCTTTACCGGCGGAACGGGCGTGCGGAATAATGGCTCTTGGGGAAATCTAACGCTTTTGACTGCGGAGGAAGTGGCTAAGCACAGCGCAGAATCCGATTGCTGGGCCATATTCTGGAACGATGTGCTGGACTTGAGCGCGTTCACCAAACACCCGGGGGGCGCGGCTTATACATCTTATTGCGGGGGCGATGGAACCAGCGCCTTTGAGGCGATAGGCCACTCGTCTAAAGCTTATGCGCTCATGGCGGATTACAAGATAGGTGAAATCGGGCAGAGCGTGGATATTGCGAACACTACGGCCGCGAATCCGAGGAATGCGACTAAATTTGAAGATGATGATGAATGGGAAGAGGAGGATGACTGATGGATAAGGGAGGACTCTTGTTTCTTTTGCTGATTATGGCGTTTGCCATGCTAGCTGCTTACCACGCGCTGTTTCCGGTTCCGGCCGCGATGGTATTCACGAGATTCCTCGGGCTCGCTGGTTTCATGGTATTGTGCGTTGCTCTAATGCTGGGGCCGCTCTCAGCAATTTCACCAGCAACTTTCGGGCCCCTACTTATGCACAGGAGGGCGGTGGGGATAGCCGCATTTGCCCTCGTGCTTGCGCACTTCCTGGTTTCGTTCTCGCTCGAGCTGGGAGGCAACGTGGGGTATGTGCTGGCGCAGGCGCCGCTACAGCTTGGCGCGGTTGCGTTCGCGATATTGACGGTGCTGGCCCTGATTTCTAACGACTGGGCATTCAGGAATGTTCCGAGCTGGAAGGGCATCCAGCGCCTAGCGTATATCGCGTTCGTGCTTTCTTTCGGGCATTTTCTCCTCAAGGCGAGCGGGATGTTCGTGGCTGTTGCTGGGGGCAAGGTATTCGCCAACGCGGCGGAATTAGCAATGGTGGCGCTTGGAATGGCAACCATCCTGCTGCAACTGGTCGGATTTTATATCATGGGCAAAAGGAAGAGCGCGAAGGCTGCTCATGCAGCTACGGAGGCGCAGCAGGGAAAAACGCTGTAGGAAAAGGAAGTGGGCCTGATGAAAAAGGAGTTTCTGGTTGTGACATTAACGACGGCAAAACTCGCAACTCAGAACCCGGAGAGGTTCGGGGGTAAGTAAAATTGGGCCTGCTGAGATCTATTCCCCATACCCCCTCGAAATGCGATTCACTAAAAGAAAAGGGGATCCTGAAAACCTGGGGTTTTCGGGAGACAGTCGCCGAATCGTCGGCGACTGGATATGGGTTTGAACTCAGGACCTATGGCTAACTCAGACAGTCCTATAGTTTCCTGTATTAGAGGACGCCATATAAGACCATCGCTCTAACCTGGCTGAGCTACAGGCCCAACTATTAGGATTGTAGTTAATAATGCTTTTAAACCGTGGCAGTTTCTTTTTTGGGGGTGAAACACTCAGACCCTTTTTTCTTTGGAAACGACGGGGAAATGCATTAAAGAAAAAAGGGGATATGTGGGCTGAGCTACAGGCCCAACTGATGATACATTTGATTGCTAACGGTTTAAAATAGTGACTATATACGACACAAAGTCAATTTATTTTCCTTGAACCGGTGAATGGGTTGTCTGGCGGGAGGTCTCGCGCACACCCGGGGCCAAAAAACCATGCGGCGGGCGAGGAAACCTTGGAATCGATGGCGCTCGCGCAATTTTCCAGCGCACCCTCCAAGCCAGGAATCTGAATATATCCAGATGTCGAAAGCACGGTTTCACGGATTGCGTTAAGTTCGTCGGAGGTGTAAAATCTGACTCTCTCTTCAGAAAGCAGGTTCACCAAAGGCAGAATTGCGTATTCTTGGAACTGGAGGGATTTAGATAGGGTATTTAGCAGGTTGGCTGAAGGCAAACGCGTCGAAGGGTCTGCGTTGAGGTTGAGCACCGTACTGACTAGAGCTGGGATTGACTCGGAAATATCGCATTTACAATCCAACTGTGTTTCCAGGGCAACTAAAGCGAACTGTTGGTTTTGAGTTGAGGGACTGCCGAACATATCTATGAATACTCGAGTTGGAATGCGCGTGATTGCACGTGGATTAAAACGCAGGAAATTTAGCGACCATATATGAACCGGGCTGGTTTCTTCCGAGAGGGAGCTACTCAGAAATGCGAGTGCGCTCTCTCCTTTCTCCTTTTCGTTGGATTCTAAAAGGTTAGAAATATGGAGCTCTAGGGCCATGCCTGAGAAGAACCTAACATAAGCGGAAGGGTGCCCTAGGACGGACTTCAAAAACGGCACTGCCTCGGCCACATTTTCTTTGCGGTCGCATGCGTACTCGTAGATGTTCCTGGCTAATTCTAATTCCTCGGGCTTAGGTAATTTCATGCCAGGGATGATGGTGAGATATCTGTAAGAACGCAAAATATCCTGTCTGGTGAGTAGTGGCTCCTTTGATTTGAATATTGGGGGAGCCATTGGATTATTTGCCAATATGCACGATCCGTCTTTGTTTTTCATAATTTATATTACGTTTCGTTTGTTTTTAAATATGCGTTTATACATTTATTATAACACACTGAAAAATGCTTTCCAGGCGCTAATGGTTTAAAAGATTGCTAGTGCAATTCAATTCGATAAAGATGGAACTGAGGGACTCCTTCAAGGCTTTTGCGAATCGGGTGCTGCACGCGGCCAGGATGGGACAGCTCGCGAAGAAAGACATCAAGACGCTCGAACGGCTGATTCTTAGGACGAAAAAGAGGAATCTTGTGCTTTCCAGGGCGATATTGGCATCGCTTTCGGGCGGGAACGAAAGCGAGCGGGATGTGAAGAGGTTCGCGCACCTGCTCGAATTGGCAAACCATAGGTTAGCTGAGGAAAAAGAGCCGTTCTTGGCTGGGGAGAGCAGGGAGCTTGAGGACCTGTTCGGGAGGCACTCGCTTTCAGTCAATGCGGCCAGGAGGTTCATATTCAGCCTGGATGAGCTGCTCGCGATGGAGCTGATGGGCCAGATGGACAGGGAAGTCCAGGTCCCGAAAAGGACCGATGCGCATGCCCGCACTTTTGAGAAGGAGAAGCTCGCCCACTAGGGATTTTGCATGAAGATAAAGCTCACTCCTGAACTTTCTTACTTGATAGGCATGTGGTCCAGGCGCAGGAGCAAGGAGGGGCTTGGAATGGAAGGGGGGAAAGAGCTGCAGCAGGTTTTCGCGCAGAAAGTGCTGGAGCTTGGGCTCACGGCTTCCGACAAGCTGCTTTCCGACGAGAATAAAGTCTATTTTTACCACGGGAAGTACAGGAAATTCTTCCAGGAGATAGAGAGCGAGAAGCTCGAGAGGTACAAATACATAAACGAGTACTCGGCAAGCTACCTGGCAGGGCTGTTCGACGCGGTGGGCGGCATAAGCGAGAGTGGAGTGGTTTACCTGGAGAGGTTCGGGGGCATGGATGAGATACTGCTCATGCGGCTGGGCTTTCCCAACAGGCCGAAGGAGGGGAAACTGGTGATTGGGCGCCCGAAGGCGTTCCTGCTGTTCATCCGGAACTACACGAAACTGTTCGCAGGCCATCCGGTGATGGAGCTGGTTGCAAGGAGGAAGAGGGCCGGGAAAAGACCGGGCGGAGATGGGCATGCCTGAACCGACGTTTATTTCTGAACCCAAGACGAACGTGAAGAACTGCACTTTCAAGATTATAGCCAACCCGCTGAAGGATTGGGCGGTCAGGACCGCGCAGGAGATTGAGAAGCTGCTCGGCCCGGACAGGATTGTGCCTGCGGAAGAAGATGTGAGCATAATCATCGGGGGCGACGGGACGATATTCCACAACAAGGACAGCATTCATGGCGCGATATTTGCCATAGGTGGGAGGCAGAGCCAGGTCTGCCAGGCCAACCAGGAGAACTGGAGGGAGAAACTCGCGCAGATGATGAAGGGGTTTAGGGTTGACGAGAGGGTGGCGCTGGCTGTGAAGGTGAATGCGGGGGATGCGGGCTGGGCGATAAACGACGCAGTGGTGCACTCGAGAAAGCACAACTTCCTCAGGCTTGCGCTCAGCGTCGGG
Proteins encoded in this window:
- a CDS encoding RsmB/NOP family class I SAM-dependent RNA methyltransferase — translated: MDEKQFRDYLSGFADADKMLSAPVRDTIRVNTLKIPKAEFFEITKIKLEPTFYDCGFYAESEARLGATWEYFLGYMHTQSLSSMLPSLILNPNERDIVLDIAASPGSKTSHLAMLMQNKGAILANEVNWERGSALFSNVARLGILNAKVTVRDGTKLGINSYFTKALVDAPCSSLSQPYAYKKFTPNLAYEMSKTQKKMLFSAYDSLREGGELVYSTCTYAKEENEETVKLLLEKRPEAGLAGLEFDFPHDSGLSEYGKEFRKTARIYPHHFNSEGFFIAKVKKG
- a CDS encoding cytochrome b5 domain-containing protein, with translation MHSRSIFAMAAILLALMVLQGCTVNPQDLSAQPKPGVGLAGANGTGDGSAPSAITLSVQEIAKHNTEADCWVYINDAVLDLSSFTAHPGGMAYAPYCGTNATEAFYNVPGKGGHSAYALGWMKDFEIGVVGGQVQAGQRGGSADSNVTAGEAGFTGGTGVRNNGSWGNLTLLTAEEVAKHSAESDCWAIFWNDVLDLSAFTKHPGGAAYTSYCGGDGTSAFEAIGHSSKAYALMADYKIGEIGQSVDIANTTAANPRNATKFEDDDEWEEEDD
- a CDS encoding ferric reductase-like transmembrane domain-containing protein codes for the protein MAFAMLAAYHALFPVPAAMVFTRFLGLAGFMVLCVALMLGPLSAISPATFGPLLMHRRAVGIAAFALVLAHFLVSFSLELGGNVGYVLAQAPLQLGAVAFAILTVLALISNDWAFRNVPSWKGIQRLAYIAFVLSFGHFLLKASGMFVAVAGGKVFANAAELAMVALGMATILLQLVGFYIMGKRKSAKAAHAATEAQQGKTL